Genomic DNA from Panthera leo isolate Ple1 chromosome A1, P.leo_Ple1_pat1.1, whole genome shotgun sequence:
GAATGATGACAACTCTTATCCCACCAAGCCGAGGCAAATCAGATCTTCATAAATGTCATTAGTAGTCACTCTGTCAAGAAGCCAAGTCCTGCTGCAGCTCCCTGCTCTCAGGCTTCCGTGCCCAGGTTTGTTACCTCACGGCAATGGCGCCCGGCAAGCCCCATGGGCAGTGTTGGGGACAAGTGGGTTGCAACACAGTGCATATGAACAGCAGTTCTGAAAGACAGTGTTGTCCCTAAACTCTATGATTTGTTCTGAGCCAGGAGTGAGGCGGCTGCACATTGGCTTTTACCCAGAATTCCTTTCACTTACTTCTAAACAATTTTGCTACCTTATATAGACATTAAGTAATTTCTTGAATAAAAACTCTTATTATCCTGGGTTCCTTGTATAGGCACCATTACGTGTAtatccaaaacataaaaacaaaatacacccCTGATCTCAGAGGTGACAATTTTCATGGCAGCATCTTTCTTATTACCCAGAAAATGAGCAATCCTATTTCCAAAGTCTAGGAGAATGAAGACTTAGAAAACCTCCCAGAGCACATTTTGTGATGTGGGATTTCGTGAGTCTGAAATGAACATCCTTGAGGGGGGAAAATGGAAGGCGGTTAAATTGCATACCTTGGTTTTAAAAACGAACATCATGCTGACATCTTGTTGACATGATGTTGACATGTTGACCAAATGCAGAATGTTGACCACTCTTCCCAACTCTTCCTGAGGGCATCAgtaccgccccccaccccctgcccccttcaGTCCTGATTTCCCTACAGACCTGTCTTCCCTGAAGTCTCAGCATTGTGGGACAAGGCGACTTGCTTGGCGGTACTGGTTGACGACGTCTGTACATTGGCGCTGGTCTCTGTGTAGCCAGCAGCGTCTCCTCCCATGTCCCCCTCGGTGTCCCTGCTTCGGCAGAAACTTCTCTGTCTGGACTGTGTAGCCAGCAGCAGTTTCCAGGCCGCTGCTCTGTACTTCTTTGAAATGAGGTTGTAGAGGATCGGGTTGATGGATGCACTCagatagaaaagttgcaaagcaACAATGTTAAAGTACTGAGAGAAGTTCATCATCCGGGAATCTTCCGTATTTATGTAAATGATCCTGCCAACGTGGAAAGGCAACCAGCACACTATAAATGCCAGAACCACCACCACTGCAAAACAAGACACGGGCACCAGAATTAGCTAAAGCATCCGAAAACAAATGAGGGTCCCCAAGATTCCATCTCAAGTAATAAGTAACAGCAAAACAAATTAGATACAACTTGTGCCTAGCCAAATCCCTACCCCGGAAAAATTACCAGGCTGCAGACAGCATCGATATTTGCTTTAAAACTGCATATATGTGTTATCAAGGCTGGACATAAACCAGAAGGAGAAATTTCTACTAACAAGCTGTTCTGGCAGCCTTCCTTCCACAAACCTACTTCAGAGACATGTTCTCTGCACTCCTTTGGAAAGAATTCTGCAACAGGTCTGCACAATCTTTGGTTTTTTGATATGGGTATGGTTCACTTTAGCCTTCAGGATAACTGAAcgttaagtttaaaaaaattagcttaaTGTGATCTGCCTCGTCTCCTCAAGGGTACTGTGAATAATTCACATCTGCGGCATCTAACAGAGGCCGGCAGTTGGTTTACCCATCCTGATCAGCGCAGCTCACTGATCCAGCGGCTTTGGAAAATCATTTCGGCTTAGCTGACCCAGGCATCCCACCCTCAGGGGCATCCTGGGGTTACCCAGAGCTCTTGGAGGACTGGAGACGGTTTTCTCTGGAGACGGGAATGACACAAGGAATTGTAACTACAAGAGGAGCTGGGAGACCAGGGGAAGGGGACGCAGCCCGGACCGTGGGTTGGTGTGTTTGGAACAGACGTGGCGCCACTTACGCAGGACGCGGACCGTCTGCCGGTGGCCCTTCTCGCGCCCGGAAGCGGCCGGGCCTCGTAGCGGCCCCCGGCTCCTCCACAGCTCCCGGCCGATGAGCCCGTAGAGGACGCTAAGGCACAGAAAGGGCAGGAAGAAGTAGGCGGTGGTGACCCAAAGCATGACGCGAAGCGCGCCTAGCTGAGCCGGGCTGGGCCGGCACTCGCGGCTGAACAGAGCCGCGGCCGCCGCGGCCTCGAGCCCCGACGGGGGGGACAGCGGTGGCGCTCGCGAGGACCCGGGGTGCGACGGTGGCGGCGAGGTGCGGGGCGAGGGCGTGAGCGGGGCGCTGCCGTTTAGGTCCGGGACCGCGTCGAGGCCGGGGTCCTGCTCGACGCCCACCAGGAAGAAGAAGGGCCCGGCGGAGAGCAGCGCCACCGCCCAGAGCGCGGCGATGAGGGCGCGGACGCGGCGCCGGGTGACGAGGACGCGGGCACGGAGCGGGCGGCAGATGGCGAGGTAGCGCTCGACGCTGAGCGCCGTCATGTGCAGCAGCGTGGCGTAGGTGCAGCCCTCGCCCAGGTAGAGCGAGAGGCGGCAGAGCAGCTGCCCGAACACCCAGGGCCGCGAGCGCCAGAGGCGGTACAGGTCGAAGGGGAGCCCGAGCAGGATGAGCAGGTCGGATACGGCCATGCTGCCCAGGTACAGGTTGGTGGTGGTCCGCATGTCCCGGTAGCGCCCGATCAGCAGCACCGTCACCACGTTGCCGCTCACCCCGACGGCGAACAGGCCCAGGCACACGGCGGTCACAGGCACCAGCGCCTCCAGGGGGAAGGGCGAGCAGAGGCGCTCGTCGCACGGCAGCAGCGCGCCGTCCGCGCCGTCCGCGCCGGCGCTGCTGTTCCAGGGGCTGCCCATGGACGCGCCGCGCCGGCAGGACGCTCGGACGCGCTCGGCGCCCTTCTGCGCCGCCGCACCTCCGGCTGCCCCGGGGGCTCGCCGCAGGGCCCCGCTGGCGAGGCGCTTTCTCGCGCAGCCCGCGCGCAGCGGCTCACCCGCCCCTGCCCGCGCTGCCCGAGCTCTGCGGCCTCGCGCGCGGGGCCGCGACTTTGCAGGGTCCGCTTTGAGGCCCTCCCTAGCGGGTGGCGCGCAGTCTCCGCCCCCCGAGACCGCCCGCCCCACTCCCGCCCGCTCCCTCTCTTCCCGACGCGTGCCAGGGAGCTTCCCTCCCCACCGACTGGAACACTGGAGTCGGCCACGGCGCACGAGTCCTGTCCCATCCGGGGAAGCGGTTGCGGAACCCCGGTGAGGTGGGTTACTGACCCCAGCGAAACGCGGGCGCTTTGGTCACTCGAGTACAGAGGGGGACCTTCTTAGGGCCCTCGGCTGGTGGCTGTGTTCAGGCGGTTAGGAAAGGCTGCCTCAATACTAAGTAACAGGAGAGGAGTTTAGAACAGAACCTAGAGTCCCTCCTGGGTTCTAGTTGTGCGCCTACAACCGAATGATCTTGGGCCAGTCCCAGCCTCGTTCAGCCCAGGTCTCCTATTCTCTAAGTGTTCGAGTAGGGATGGAGGGAGTTGACCAGATCACTTCACCCATCCCTTAAAATCCTGAAATCGGTGGGCGTGACCATGTCTACTGGTTTCAAAGAACAAGGGTTAAGTATTACATGTATATTTGAATGCGTAAATGCGTTGTGTTGTTCctatgtagaaaatattttataaaccaaAAAGCAGAGTATTTGCCAACACTAGGAAGAATTAAAATTCTGGGGAAGAGCCTATACAGCTGATGCACGAGTCGGTGCGTGGTGGTATTAATGACAATAGCTGATGCGCATTGAGTGTTTAGGATGTGTTTGGCCCCTTGCTTTCTATTTAACCCTCATGTCTGTGGGAGCTCATTTTATCCCTGAGCAAAGTGGGACTCACTGAGATCACACAGGTAGCAAGAGGCAGGATGGGGATTTGGACTGTGGTCAGCCTGATTCCAGAGCCTGCGGGCCTGATGTGCCACCAAATCAGCTCTACCCCTGTCCAGCTCCACCCCCTAGGGTCTTTGGAACCCTTTAGTCCCCAAAGCATCACAGATTGCTCTGGACCTTTTCTGCTGAGTTCTGCATCTCTGTGTGGATGGATACATGGCTAGCAGTTTTCCCACCCATCCTTCTGTGGTTTTAAATCTTCAATTTCTTCTCCCAAGGTTTACTTCCCCTTTCTGGAACTTGGAACTTCACTTCAACTGGAACTTGGCTTTGCCCTAGGGACACGTTTCCCCCGCTGGCTTAGAGGAGGGGAACCTGTCACCTTGTGCATCACTGCTGTTCCCAGCCGCCCTGACACCTGGCTCTATATCTAACTTTCTCTGACTCTGCCTTTTCTAGCCCCCTCCCCCATCGCTCACCCTCATTCTTGAAGATTTTGGTGCCTGACCCTCACTCTCAAGCACTCCTCCTGATAAAAATCACACCACACACAGGAGTCTTGCAATGCGTCTGTCACTCCCTACTATGGATGAGCTGGTCTTCTAGTGCATTCCAGGCAGTGGCTCCTGTGGACATCCCTCACACCCGAGCATCACCAGGACCTCCTCCATCTCAGTGTCAGTCATCCGCTTTCTGAACTCCACCCCTGGCTTTCTGGCTTTCtggctttctccctttctccGATACCTCAACTCTTGGAatcctccagccacactgggaCCTCCAGTAGGTTGCCCCTCCTACCCTTTCCTTGTCCCCCACTTGCCTCAAGTCCTCACTTCCCTCCTTGACCCAATTTAGACTCCACGAGCAATCCTAATCACTCGCAGGCTTACACCCTCAACTCCTGTGCTCTCTTCCCTGTTGTCGTGCACGTCTCCGTGACAAGAACACAACCACAGTCCTGGTTAAATCGAATCCTCTGCCTACTCCATGCCCACCCCCAAAGAGC
This window encodes:
- the MLNR gene encoding motilin receptor → MGSPWNSSAGADGADGALLPCDERLCSPFPLEALVPVTAVCLGLFAVGVSGNVVTVLLIGRYRDMRTTTNLYLGSMAVSDLLILLGLPFDLYRLWRSRPWVFGQLLCRLSLYLGEGCTYATLLHMTALSVERYLAICRPLRARVLVTRRRVRALIAALWAVALLSAGPFFFLVGVEQDPGLDAVPDLNGSAPLTPSPRTSPPPSHPGSSRAPPLSPPSGLEAAAAAALFSRECRPSPAQLGALRVMLWVTTAYFFLPFLCLSVLYGLIGRELWRSRGPLRGPAASGREKGHRQTVRVLLVVVLAFIVCWLPFHVGRIIYINTEDSRMMNFSQYFNIVALQLFYLSASINPILYNLISKKYRAAAWKLLLATQSRQRSFCRSRDTEGDMGGDAAGYTETSANVQTSSTSTAKQVALSHNAETSGKTGL